In the genome of Colwellia sp. PAMC 21821, the window AACGGTGTTTTTACTTGATCAATGCCCGCAAAAAAATCTTCAGCCTTGGCTAACTGCCCTTTACCACCATCAATAAAAATAATGTCAGGCATTTTTTCTTCACTGGTCACTTTGCTATAACGTTTATCTAAAGCAAACGCCATAGCGGCATAATCATCGCCAGGGGTAATACCATGCACGTTATAACGTCGATAATCGCTTTTTAATGGCCCTTCTTGGTCAAACACTACATTTGACGCCACCGTTTGTTGTCCCATAGTGTGGCTAATATCAAAACATTCAATACGTGATATACCATTGGTTAATTCAAACACTTCATTTAACGCTACAAATCTCGCCTGCATTGACTCTTTATGAGAGTTCCGCGTCATTAAAGCGGTCGCCGCATTCGTACAAGCTAATTTAAGATACTGTGCACGCTCAGTGCGCACATTATGCGACATCTTTACATCATGCTCTGCTTGCTCACTAATAACCTTAACAATCTCTTGCTGACTTTCAATCGCCTCAGGAATAATAATTTCTTTTGGGATAGCGCCTAAATTCAAATCATTACCAATATAGTGTTGGCTAATAAAAGCCGCAATTATTTCCGCATCACTGGTATCTACCGGCACCGTCGGAAAATAACTTTTACTGCCTAATATTTTATGCTCTCGAACAAATAATAAATGGATACAAGCTTGAGATTTATGACGATGCAACCCTATTACATCCATTTCTGCAGCCGAGCCACTGACAAATTGCTGCTGCTGCACTTTTCGCAAGGTAGCTATTTGGTCTCTATACTTTGCCGCATGCTCAAAGTTTAAGGTTTTACTGGCGTGCTCCATGTTCTCAACCAAATGCTCAATCACTTTGTTGCTTTTACCTTTAAGAAACAACTTAGCTAGCTGAACTTGCTTTTGATAATCACTTGGCGATATTTTATCAACACAAGGTGCAGAACATCGGCCGAGTTGATGCTGCAAACAGGGGCGACTTCTGGCTCGGTAATAACTGTCTTCACACTGTCTTAGTGGAAAAAGCTTTTGCATAAGGCGCAAGCTCTCCCAAACAGCACCTACAGTCGGGTATGGGCCAAAGTAATCGCCTTTAACCTTTTTACCGCCACGGTGTAAGCCTAATTTTGGATGTTTATGATCGGTGATCAATAAGTACGGGTAAGATTTATCATCACGCAGTAAAATATTATATTTCGGTTGGTACTTCTTAATATAATTGTTTTCAAGGATCAGCGCTTCACCTTCCGTATGGGTAACGGTAACGTCTATAGCAGATATTTGTTTAACAAGAGCGCGAGTTTTATTACTACCAACATCTTTGCGAAAATAACTCGCCAGACGTTTTTTGAGATGTTTAGCCTTACCAACATAAATCACCGTTTGGGTTATATCGTACATACGATAAACCCCGGCTTGTTCGGAAACGGCGGCTAAAAAGGCTTTATGATCAAATAAAGTTTCATCATTTGATAAGATTTTCTCAGACAAGGCTAAAAAACTTCAGTTTTCAACATACCATGACGAATAGCTAAATGCGTTAACTCAACATCATTACCCACATTAAGCTTTTCAAACATACGGTAACGGTAACTGTTAATCGTTTTTGTGCTCAGTACCAATTGCTCAGAAATATTAGGTACTTTTTCGCCCCGAGTGATCATCAACATAATTTGTAGTTCGCGTTCAGACAAACTACTGAAAGGATTTTCATCTGGCGATTTAAATTGGCTTAACGCCATTTGCTGGGCAATTTCTGGTGTTATGTAGCGTTGGCCACTGTTAACAGCTCGAATCGCATTAATCATCTCATCAGGGCCAGCCCCTTTAGTCAGATAACCTGCGGCGCCAATTTGCATAACTTTTGTCGGAATTGGGTCCTCGCAATATACCGTTAACACAATAACTTTTACATCGGGTGCATAACGTATAATTTTTTTCGTCGCTTCTAAGCCACCAATACCTGGCATGTTCATATCCATCAGAACAACATTAGGCTCAATTTTACGACAAAACTGCACGGCTTCCTCGCCTGTCTTGGCTTCGCCAATTACCTTAAGTCCTTTTACTTCGTCCAGTATTTTTCGTATTCCAGTACGAACCAACTCATGGTCATCAACTAACAAAACATTTATCAACGTAGGATTACCTTATGAATACTTTATAAAAAGTAGCGGAGTTAAGACAAAATAATATAGCGATTGCGGCTTTAACACAATCTAAATTCAGCTTTTTCAAAAATTTAGTCAACTCAACCAAGCTAATTGAACGCACTAATTATAGGTCATTTTTATTCAGCCAGTTATTTAATAAGCCAATTTGACCATTTTTATACGCCGCATAAGTCAATCGAACCGCATTACTTAAAATAATACTGTCATTCCATTTTGTTTGATCGGCAATCAATTCGTAGCATTTTTGTGCTTCAGGAGAGAGATAACCACGCATTTCTTTCTTACCACGATCTTTTTGTCGTTCACGATAACGTTTTTGTTTCTCAGCATTAGTTAACGCTTTCTTTTTAATATTCATCAATAACTTACCTAGTTTAAGTTTAAAACACCATCGGTTACGCATAACCAATTCTGTCAAATTTAACCGCAATTGTTAAGTAAAATATTGAATTATTTAACTGTTCGGAGTTGTTTAGCGTACAAGTGTTCGCTAAAGTAACGTCTTTGAAATTATTAATAAATCTAAGTGATCACATGGAACAACAAAATTCGTTCTCGAAAGAAGACCTAGTAAAAGCTGGTACTGGTGAAATGTTTGGCCCCGGTAATAGTCAATTACCCTCTGACAATATGTTAATGATGGATAGAATTGTTAGCATCACAGACGATGGCGGTGAGCATGGTAAAGGCGAAATTATTGCTGAACTAGACATAACCCCTGACCTTTGGTTTTTCGATTGTCATTTCAAAGGTGACCCGGTAATGCCAGGTTGTTTAGGCTTAGACGCTATGTGGCAATTAACAGGCTTCTTCCTAGCATGGTCAGGCGGCCCAGGTCACGGACGTGCTTTAGGTGTAGGAGAAGTTAAATTCACTGGCCAAATTTTACCAACAGCTAAAAAAGTAACTTATAAAATTACGTTAAAGCGCGTAATTAAACGTAAATTATTTATGGGTATTGCTGACGGCACCGTATCTGTAGACGGCCGTGTAATTTACACAGCAAAAGATTTAAAAGTGGGTTTATTTACCGATACCACTAAGTTCTAATTATTATTGTTTAAGGTGTGTAACCAATAATGTAGGTCGGGCTTCAGCCCGTCAAAATGACGGCATAAATACCGA includes:
- the fabA gene encoding bifunctional 3-hydroxydecanoyl-ACP dehydratase/trans-2-decenoyl-ACP isomerase — encoded protein: MEQQNSFSKEDLVKAGTGEMFGPGNSQLPSDNMLMMDRIVSITDDGGEHGKGEIIAELDITPDLWFFDCHFKGDPVMPGCLGLDAMWQLTGFFLAWSGGPGHGRALGVGEVKFTGQILPTAKKVTYKITLKRVIKRKLFMGIADGTVSVDGRVIYTAKDLKVGLFTDTTKF
- the uvrC gene encoding excinuclease ABC subunit UvrC; translation: MYDITQTVIYVGKAKHLKKRLASYFRKDVGSNKTRALVKQISAIDVTVTHTEGEALILENNYIKKYQPKYNILLRDDKSYPYLLITDHKHPKLGLHRGGKKVKGDYFGPYPTVGAVWESLRLMQKLFPLRQCEDSYYRARSRPCLQHQLGRCSAPCVDKISPSDYQKQVQLAKLFLKGKSNKVIEHLVENMEHASKTLNFEHAAKYRDQIATLRKVQQQQFVSGSAAEMDVIGLHRHKSQACIHLLFVREHKILGSKSYFPTVPVDTSDAEIIAAFISQHYIGNDLNLGAIPKEIIIPEAIESQQEIVKVISEQAEHDVKMSHNVRTERAQYLKLACTNAATALMTRNSHKESMQARFVALNEVFELTNGISRIECFDISHTMGQQTVASNVVFDQEGPLKSDYRRYNVHGITPGDDYAAMAFALDKRYSKVTSEEKMPDIIFIDGGKGQLAKAEDFFAGIDQVKTPLLVGVAKGESRKPGLETLILAGSHQLISLPATSPALHLVQHIRDESHRFAITGHRAKRQKASKKSTLESIPGIGAKKRQALLQYLGGLQEVLKADRATLEKVPGVSKVLAENIYDALHDN
- the uvrY gene encoding UvrY/SirA/GacA family response regulator transcription factor; this encodes MINVLLVDDHELVRTGIRKILDEVKGLKVIGEAKTGEEAVQFCRKIEPNVVLMDMNMPGIGGLEATKKIIRYAPDVKVIVLTVYCEDPIPTKVMQIGAAGYLTKGAGPDEMINAIRAVNSGQRYITPEIAQQMALSQFKSPDENPFSSLSERELQIMLMITRGEKVPNISEQLVLSTKTINSYRYRMFEKLNVGNDVELTHLAIRHGMLKTEVF